One genomic region from Natrinema caseinilyticum encodes:
- a CDS encoding glycoside hydrolase family 15 protein, translating into MQYKPLEKYGAIGDRNAIALVGRDGSIDWCPLPHVESPSVFAALLDADRGGRFAIRPAQSFDSVQRYRDRTNVLETTFQTAGGSATVTDFMPVPEATGSTDLPPALFRKVTCESGPLELEIAFDPRFDYARDVPEIEPVADGVVAVGDDERAVLSSDVPLAPSSDDPGANGAVTLESGETSWSVLGYDETIPLELARFQEILDGVVDYWRGWTHDCDGSDCPVGGPWHDLATRSSLVLRLLFHGETGAVCAAPTTSLPEDLGGVRNWDYRFNWIRDAAFTVRALSELGHLEEARSYFQLCLDHCRHHDPASVPPVYGLHGGGDFEERVLDHLEGYRGSAPVRIGNAAREQHQLDVYGELILAIYESVRYGEAVTTDDWAVMCDLIEYVCEGWDEPDAGIWEMRTDREQFVYSKIMCWTALDRGIDLAEAADRVDAPLERWRSCRAAVREAILERGVSERTNSFVWSFDDEATLDAANLLVPVVGFLPPDDDRVRGTIDATLDRLATDDGLVRRYDGDDGLPGTESPFVVSSLWLVTALALSGRTDEAADRFDSVLEYASPLGLLAEAVDPETGEQRGNVPQAYSHIGLINGALSLADADDSADGPPASPAPLGRDESIADVASNREIVRRPTDTE; encoded by the coding sequence ATGCAGTACAAACCCCTCGAGAAATACGGCGCGATCGGCGACCGGAACGCGATCGCCCTGGTCGGTCGAGACGGCTCGATCGACTGGTGTCCGCTGCCGCACGTCGAATCTCCGAGCGTCTTCGCCGCGCTGCTCGACGCGGACCGCGGCGGTCGCTTTGCAATTCGTCCTGCGCAGTCGTTCGACTCGGTCCAGCGGTACCGCGATCGGACGAACGTCCTCGAGACGACGTTCCAGACCGCCGGCGGGAGCGCGACCGTGACCGACTTCATGCCCGTGCCCGAGGCGACCGGGTCGACCGACCTGCCGCCGGCCCTCTTCCGGAAGGTGACGTGCGAGTCCGGGCCGCTCGAGCTCGAAATCGCGTTCGATCCGCGCTTCGACTACGCGCGGGACGTCCCCGAGATCGAACCCGTTGCCGACGGCGTCGTCGCAGTGGGCGACGACGAACGGGCGGTCCTCTCGAGCGACGTTCCGCTCGCGCCGTCGTCCGACGACCCTGGAGCGAACGGGGCGGTGACGCTCGAATCCGGTGAGACGAGCTGGTCGGTGCTCGGCTACGACGAAACGATTCCGCTGGAGCTGGCGCGATTTCAGGAGATACTCGACGGCGTCGTCGACTACTGGCGGGGGTGGACCCACGACTGCGACGGGTCGGACTGCCCCGTCGGCGGTCCGTGGCACGACCTCGCGACGCGCTCGTCGCTCGTTCTCAGGCTGCTCTTTCACGGAGAGACGGGCGCGGTGTGTGCTGCACCGACGACCTCGCTCCCGGAGGACCTCGGCGGCGTCCGCAACTGGGACTACCGGTTCAACTGGATTCGCGACGCGGCCTTCACCGTCCGCGCGCTCTCCGAACTGGGCCACCTCGAGGAGGCGCGGTCGTACTTTCAGCTGTGTCTCGATCACTGCCGACATCACGATCCCGCGTCGGTTCCGCCGGTTTACGGACTCCACGGCGGCGGCGACTTCGAGGAACGCGTGCTCGATCACCTCGAGGGATACCGCGGATCCGCCCCCGTACGCATCGGCAACGCGGCCAGGGAGCAACACCAACTCGACGTCTACGGCGAGTTGATCCTCGCCATATACGAGAGCGTTCGCTACGGCGAAGCGGTGACGACCGACGATTGGGCGGTGATGTGCGACCTCATCGAGTACGTCTGCGAGGGGTGGGACGAACCCGACGCGGGTATCTGGGAGATGCGCACCGACCGGGAGCAGTTCGTCTACTCGAAGATCATGTGCTGGACGGCGCTGGACCGGGGGATCGACCTCGCCGAGGCGGCCGACCGCGTCGACGCCCCTCTCGAGCGCTGGCGGTCGTGCAGAGCGGCCGTTCGGGAGGCGATACTCGAGCGCGGGGTCAGCGAGCGGACGAACAGCTTCGTGTGGTCGTTCGACGACGAGGCCACGCTCGACGCGGCGAATCTGCTCGTCCCGGTCGTCGGTTTCCTCCCGCCCGACGACGATCGCGTTCGGGGAACGATCGACGCGACGCTCGATCGGCTGGCGACCGACGACGGACTCGTCCGACGGTACGACGGCGACGACGGCCTCCCGGGCACAGAGAGTCCGTTCGTCGTCAGTTCGCTGTGGCTCGTCACCGCCCTCGCGCTCTCCGGGCGGACCGACGAGGCGGCCGACCGCTTCGACTCCGTCCTCGAGTACGCGAGCCCGCTCGGGCTGCTGGCCGAGGCGGTCGATCCGGAGACCGGCGAACAGCGCGGCAACGTTCCGCAGGCGTACAGCCACATCGGACTCATCAACGGGGCGCTCTCCCTCGCCGACGCGGACGACTCGGCCGACGGTCCGCCGGCGTCGCCGGCACCGCTGGGTCGCGACGAATCGATCGCAGACGTCGCCTCGAACCGGGAGATCGTCCGGCGACCGACCGACACCGAATGA
- a CDS encoding vitamin K epoxide reductase family protein, producing the protein MSDTDTDSTDEPTAVTTDARERRPRPAGDGAGAVGVNGSGGDSGGSNGNGGNDGNGDGGGSMRPGEMMLKHPTKEIWPQYAVISLGIWLVATAPALGYESALVFWNSVVSGLVLIALAGLTIYRESGYANYANGFVGLWLVFAPLAFWAPTAAAYANHALVGTMVITFSVLIVMRSQMEGPTVPSGWTYNPSTRAQRAPLIALGIFGFFASWYMAAFQLGYIGSVWDPLYEPGTRAILTSKVSKAFPVSDAGLGAVAYSVEALMGFMGDRRRWRTMPWMVAFFGVVVIPLGFVQVLLVIFQPVMVGTWCTLCLLSAFGMLWMISLTVDEVVAMGQFLLRLTQQGDSLWTAFWLGGTIPDEESGVSGGAMRAIDDSPVREPFWGVSIPWTLLAAMALGVWLMLSPTIFGTTGLMADSSHLVGSLVVSVTVIATGEPARAIRFLNVPLAAWIVVAPWVIGGGPTIAAINATVAGALVVVCSVPRGRIEDRYGGWERYATVEFADRLNPLSS; encoded by the coding sequence ATGAGCGACACAGATACCGACTCGACCGACGAACCGACCGCAGTTACGACCGATGCGCGAGAGCGCCGCCCGCGACCCGCCGGCGACGGGGCCGGGGCGGTGGGCGTGAACGGAAGCGGCGGCGATAGCGGTGGTAGCAACGGGAACGGCGGTAACGACGGAAACGGCGACGGCGGCGGTTCGATGCGGCCGGGCGAGATGATGCTGAAACATCCGACGAAGGAGATCTGGCCCCAGTACGCCGTCATCTCGCTTGGCATCTGGCTCGTCGCGACGGCGCCGGCGCTGGGCTACGAGAGCGCGCTGGTGTTCTGGAACAGCGTCGTCAGTGGGCTCGTCCTGATCGCGCTCGCCGGCTTGACGATCTACCGCGAGAGCGGTTACGCGAACTACGCCAACGGCTTCGTCGGCCTCTGGCTGGTGTTCGCCCCCCTCGCGTTCTGGGCCCCGACGGCCGCCGCGTACGCCAATCACGCGCTGGTGGGCACGATGGTGATCACGTTCTCCGTCCTGATCGTGATGCGCTCACAGATGGAGGGGCCGACCGTCCCGTCGGGCTGGACGTACAACCCCTCGACGCGCGCACAGCGCGCGCCGCTGATCGCGCTCGGGATCTTCGGCTTCTTCGCCTCGTGGTACATGGCCGCCTTCCAGCTGGGCTACATCGGCAGCGTCTGGGATCCGCTGTACGAGCCGGGGACACGGGCGATACTCACGTCGAAGGTGTCGAAGGCGTTCCCGGTCTCCGACGCCGGACTCGGCGCCGTGGCGTACTCTGTCGAGGCGCTGATGGGATTCATGGGCGACCGGCGGCGGTGGCGAACGATGCCGTGGATGGTCGCCTTCTTCGGCGTCGTCGTGATTCCGCTCGGCTTCGTCCAGGTGCTTCTGGTCATCTTCCAGCCGGTCATGGTCGGGACGTGGTGTACCCTCTGTCTGCTGTCGGCGTTCGGCATGCTCTGGATGATCTCGCTGACCGTCGACGAGGTCGTCGCGATGGGCCAGTTCCTCCTCAGGCTGACGCAGCAGGGCGACTCCCTCTGGACCGCCTTCTGGCTGGGCGGGACCATCCCCGACGAAGAATCGGGCGTAAGCGGCGGCGCGATGCGAGCGATAGACGACTCCCCCGTTCGCGAGCCGTTCTGGGGCGTGTCGATCCCGTGGACGCTGCTGGCCGCGATGGCGCTCGGCGTCTGGCTCATGCTCTCGCCGACGATCTTCGGGACGACGGGACTCATGGCCGACAGCAGCCACCTGGTCGGCTCGCTGGTCGTCTCCGTTACCGTGATCGCGACCGGTGAGCCCGCGCGCGCGATCCGGTTTCTCAACGTCCCGCTGGCCGCGTGGATCGTCGTCGCACCGTGGGTGATCGGCGGTGGGCCGACGATCGCAGCGATCAACGCCACCGTCGCGGGGGCGCTCGTGGTGGTCTGTAGCGTCCCGCGCGGCCGGATCGAGGACCGATACGGCGGCTGGGAGCGATACGCCACCGTCGAGTTCGCCGATCGACTGAACCCGCTCAGCAGCTAA